Genomic segment of Malus domestica chromosome 15, GDT2T_hap1:
AAAAGGTTCATCTTCACCTCAACATAGTACACAATGAAAGGCTAAATCAAAACTTGAATGAGCACCAAGCATACAACTTTATGAATTTGAATGGCTACATGGCCTTCACTGGCTGAGCGGTTGCATCTCTTTCAGTCTTGCACCTGCAGATAACAAGGGTTCCAACATTCAGAGCAAATTACTATGTATAATGCAGATCATTTACACGCCTCAACTCGGAGCATAATTGATacacaaaatttgaaaattattgttCTATCAGGATATATCAAGAAAGAGGTTTCACTGCTCCATCAGGATATATTCCATACCATATGGGAAAACAGTTTACTATGCCATTGGTAAAGTTGGGATTAAAACCCAAGGAAAAGGATGAAGTAACGAATGTTAAGCAAAAGAGGAATCAATGCTTAGTTTAGAAACTAACCTATTGCAGTTTAATCGAGATGCATAATTATGATTGTTGCAATTTGTGCACATCCAATCCCCATTACGCCATTGCTTTGCGCTGCGAAGTCAATAAAATATAAGTAAGAAAATCCTTATCAAAGAAGCTAATCTTACAATAGCTGATTTTGTGCTAAAAAATATAGGCTCATCATAAGTGACGTTTATAGGGGCCATATTTAATTAGGGATAGATATTATCCACGTTTAAAAAGGGGTGGAAGCAAACTGAAAATAGTTAAATAAACATGAATAATACACTGCAAGAACAAATATGCATATAATAACAAAGACTCAAAGACCAAAACTGTTATCTAACCAACCGAATGTGGTACCTAAGCATGCATATGTAAAAGGAAAAGCTGATTCCAAACTCACCCTTTTCCAAGAAGCGTAGGTGTCATTGCTTGCTGTGTGAATGGCATGGGTACTTGCAAATTCGGAGCCACGCCTGAGCTTATATTGGGATGATAAGGAGCGTAAGGTCCAGTTGCGGGGTTACCACTGGTCCCTACTACTTGCTCAAATCCAGGATAGGATTGCTGCTGCCCAACTGTCTGCACATTTAGTGAAAAGAATACGGAGAGAATGAGGAGAGGAAGAAAGCAAGGGATACTGTATGAAACAATATTATAAAGTTTTATAATCTAAAATTCCATAGAAAagatagatcatccttacatgTCCTACATTCAGTCTCTTGTTATCCCAGTCATGAACAAGCTCTTCGGATGCTAATCGCTTCATTCCAAGAGCTTTATATGAAAAAAGAGGAATGGAAATAAATGAGCATTAGTTACAATATGATACCAGTGATTAATAATGGAACCCAATAACTGTAGCTCAGGTGCTTCTAAAACATAAATCCATCATACGACAATTGCAATGCTGATAAAGAAAGGGCGTACACGGTGGAAAAGCATCGCATTTTTTGCACTGCAgataaatcaaagtttgatCAGAAATCAACAGTTAGGTAAGGAAAACTCTTTGCTTCAAATGCTCATGTAGCATCATCATACCTGTGTTCGAGATGAATAATTATGGAAACCACAACTGCATAACCAATCACCACTGCGCCATCCTTTTGGAACTGAAAGAAGCTGATTAGTAGAATTTGCATGTGGAAGTCCAGCATTATGGTTTCCACCTACAGGCCAAGTAGAAGCCAGCTGAACTCCAAACTTATCAGCCCCTGGTATAGACCAGTTCAGAGGAAGCGAATGTGGGGGAGCACCATTGCCCATCATCATCCTTTGGTCCCGTCCTCCTTGGACCCTGGCAAAATGATGTGAATAAGTTGGGAGAGAAGCTCCGGGGATTGCAACCGCTGGCATTGCCGCTACCTCCTTTGGTTGCCCGCACTTTTTGCACTTTTCTCTTGATGCATAATTGTTGTTAGTGCAACCTATTGATCCATTGCCACACACACCCAACCCACAATCCAGCCAAGTACGCACACC
This window contains:
- the LOC103436140 gene encoding uncharacterized protein, which produces MAEGREGDWECSGCRNRNYAFRSFCNRCKQPRLLVDTKTPADSKWLPRIGDWICTGCTNNNYASREKCKKCGQPKEVAAMPAVAIPGASLPTYSHHFARVQGGRDQRMMMGNGAPPHSLPLNWSIPGADKFGVQLASTWPVGGNHNAGLPHANSTNQLLSVPKGWRSGDWLCSCGFHNYSSRTQCKKCDAFPPSLGMKRLASEELVHDWDNKRLNVGHTVGQQQSYPGFEQVVGTSGNPATGPYAPYHPNISSGVAPNLQVPMPFTQQAMTPTLLGKGAKQWRNGDWMCTNCNNHNYASRLNCNRCKTERDATAQPVKAM